One Odocoileus virginianus isolate 20LAN1187 ecotype Illinois chromosome 4, Ovbor_1.2, whole genome shotgun sequence DNA segment encodes these proteins:
- the SLC35A5 gene encoding UDP-sugar transporter protein SLC35A5 isoform X6, which yields MAVIFSNFSIITTALLFRIVLKRHLNGIQWASLLILFLSIVALTSGTETSQHSLAGHGFHHDAFFSPSNSCLLFRSECPRKDNCTAKEWTFSEAQWNMTARVFSHIRLGLGHVLIIVQCFISSMANIYNEKILKEGNQLTESIFVQNSKLYFFGVLFNGLTLGLQSSNHDQIKNCGIFYGHNAFSVALIFVTAFQGLSVAFILKFLDNMFHVLMAQVTTVVITTVSVLVFDFRPSLEFFLEAPSVLLSILIYNASSPQGVEYVPRKERIRDLSGTLWERSSGDGEELERLTKPKSDIESDEDTF from the exons ATGGCTGTTATCTTCTCAAATTTTAGCATTATAACAACAGCTCTCCTATTCAGGATAGTGCTGAA GAGGCATCTAAACGGGATACAGTGGGCTTCCCTCCTGATTCTGTTTTTATCTATTGTGGCCCTCACTTCTGGGACTGAGACCTCACAGCATAGCCTGGCAGGACATGGATTTCATCATGACGCCTTCTTCAGCCCATCCAATTCCTGTCTTCTCTTCAGAAGTGAGTGTCCCAGGAAAGACAATTGCACAGCAAAGGAGTGGACATTCTCTGAAGCTCAGTGGAACATGACGGCCAGAGTTTTCAGTCACATCCGTCTTGGCTTGGGTCACGTTCTTATTATAgttcagtgttttatttcttcGATGGCCAATATCTATAATGAAAAGATACTGAAGGAAGGGAACCAACTCACCGAAAGCATTTTCGTACAGAACAGCAAACTCTATTTCTTTGGCGTTCTTTTCAATGGACTGACCCTGGGCCTTCAGAGCAGTAACCATGATCAGATTAAGAACTGTGGGATTTTTTATGGCCACAATGCATTTTCAGTAGCCCTTATTTTTGTGACTGCATTCCAGGGCCTCTCGGTGGCCTTTATTCTGAAGTTCCTGGATAACATGTTCCATGTCTTGATGGCACAGGTCACCACTGTCGTCATCACAACGGTATCTGTTTTGGTCTTTGACTTCAGGCCCTCCCTGGAGTTTTTCTTAGAAGCCCCATCAGTTCTTCTCTCAATACTTATTTACAATGCCAGCAGTCCTCAAGGTGTGGAATATGTACCTAGGAAAGAAAGGATTCGAGATCTAAGTGGCACTCTTTGGGAGCGCTCCAGTGGG GATGGAGAAGAACTGGAAAGACTTACCAAACCCAAGAGTGATATTGAATCAGATGAAGATACTTTCTAA
- the SLC35A5 gene encoding UDP-sugar transporter protein SLC35A5 isoform X3, whose product MENNCAHPMLSASSAMYTFLLGAVFITLSSSRILLVKYSANEENKYDYLPTTVNVCSELVKLVFCALVSFWVLKKEDHQNRKLRCGSWKEFFNFMKWSIPAFLYFLDNLIVFYVLSYLQPAMAVIFSNFSIITTALLFRIVLKRHLNGIQWASLLILFLSIVALTSGTETSQHSLAGHGFHHDAFFSPSNSCLLFRSECPRKDNCTAKEWTFSEAQWNMTARVFSHIRLGLGHVLIIVQCFISSMANIYNEKILKEGNQLTESIFVQNSKLYFFGVLFNGLTLGLQSSNHDQIKNCGIFYGHNAFSVALIFVTAFQGLSVAFILKFLDNMFHVLMAQVTTVVITTVSVLVFDFRPSLEFFLEAPSVLLSILIYNASSPQGVEYVPRKERIRDLSGTLWERSSGDGEELERLTKPKSDIESDEDTF is encoded by the exons ATGGAAAACAATTGTGCTCATCCCATGTTAAGCGCCTCGTCAGCAATGTATACATTCCTGCTGGGGGCCGTATTCATTACTTTAAGTTCAAGTCGCATCCTACTGGTAAAATATTCAGCTAATGAAG aGAACAAATATGATTATCTTCCAACTACTGTGAATGTGTGCTCAGAACTGGTAAAGCTGGTTTTCTGTGCGCTTGTGTCATTCTGGGTTTTAAAGAAAG aaGATCATCAAAATAGAAAGTTGAGATGTGGTTCCTGGAAGGAATTCTTTAATTTCATGAAGTGGTCCATTCCTGCCTTTCTTTATTTCCTGGATAATTTGATTGTCTTCTATGTCCTTTCCTATCTTCAGCCT gCCATGGCTGTTATCTTCTCAAATTTTAGCATTATAACAACAGCTCTCCTATTCAGGATAGTGCTGAA GAGGCATCTAAACGGGATACAGTGGGCTTCCCTCCTGATTCTGTTTTTATCTATTGTGGCCCTCACTTCTGGGACTGAGACCTCACAGCATAGCCTGGCAGGACATGGATTTCATCATGACGCCTTCTTCAGCCCATCCAATTCCTGTCTTCTCTTCAGAAGTGAGTGTCCCAGGAAAGACAATTGCACAGCAAAGGAGTGGACATTCTCTGAAGCTCAGTGGAACATGACGGCCAGAGTTTTCAGTCACATCCGTCTTGGCTTGGGTCACGTTCTTATTATAgttcagtgttttatttcttcGATGGCCAATATCTATAATGAAAAGATACTGAAGGAAGGGAACCAACTCACCGAAAGCATTTTCGTACAGAACAGCAAACTCTATTTCTTTGGCGTTCTTTTCAATGGACTGACCCTGGGCCTTCAGAGCAGTAACCATGATCAGATTAAGAACTGTGGGATTTTTTATGGCCACAATGCATTTTCAGTAGCCCTTATTTTTGTGACTGCATTCCAGGGCCTCTCGGTGGCCTTTATTCTGAAGTTCCTGGATAACATGTTCCATGTCTTGATGGCACAGGTCACCACTGTCGTCATCACAACGGTATCTGTTTTGGTCTTTGACTTCAGGCCCTCCCTGGAGTTTTTCTTAGAAGCCCCATCAGTTCTTCTCTCAATACTTATTTACAATGCCAGCAGTCCTCAAGGTGTGGAATATGTACCTAGGAAAGAAAGGATTCGAGATCTAAGTGGCACTCTTTGGGAGCGCTCCAGTGGG GATGGAGAAGAACTGGAAAGACTTACCAAACCCAAGAGTGATATTGAATCAGATGAAGATACTTTCTAA
- the SLC35A5 gene encoding UDP-sugar transporter protein SLC35A5 isoform X2 translates to MTERNLSLPRRGGVSGHCRVRPAWAAGVVIFSPSPISFPRPVRCLYTRELENSGMENNCAHPMLSASSAMYTFLLGAVFITLSSSRILLVKYSANEENKYDYLPTTVNVCSELVKLVFCALVSFWVLKKDHQNRKLRCGSWKEFFNFMKWSIPAFLYFLDNLIVFYVLSYLQPAMAVIFSNFSIITTALLFRIVLKRHLNGIQWASLLILFLSIVALTSGTETSQHSLAGHGFHHDAFFSPSNSCLLFRSECPRKDNCTAKEWTFSEAQWNMTARVFSHIRLGLGHVLIIVQCFISSMANIYNEKILKEGNQLTESIFVQNSKLYFFGVLFNGLTLGLQSSNHDQIKNCGIFYGHNAFSVALIFVTAFQGLSVAFILKFLDNMFHVLMAQVTTVVITTVSVLVFDFRPSLEFFLEAPSVLLSILIYNASSPQGVEYVPRKERIRDLSGTLWERSSGDGEELERLTKPKSDIESDEDTF, encoded by the exons ATGACAGAGAGAAACCTGTCCTTACCGAGAAGGGGAGGTGTCTCTGGCCACTGCAGGGTTAGGCCCGCTTGGGCTGCGGGTGTTGTCATTTTCAGCCCGTCTCCCATCAGTTTCCCACGTCCTGTGCGCTGTCTTTATACTAG GGAATTAGAAAACAGTGGAATGGAAAACAATTGTGCTCATCCCATGTTAAGCGCCTCGTCAGCAATGTATACATTCCTGCTGGGGGCCGTATTCATTACTTTAAGTTCAAGTCGCATCCTACTGGTAAAATATTCAGCTAATGAAG aGAACAAATATGATTATCTTCCAACTACTGTGAATGTGTGCTCAGAACTGGTAAAGCTGGTTTTCTGTGCGCTTGTGTCATTCTGGGTTTTAAAGAAAG ATCATCAAAATAGAAAGTTGAGATGTGGTTCCTGGAAGGAATTCTTTAATTTCATGAAGTGGTCCATTCCTGCCTTTCTTTATTTCCTGGATAATTTGATTGTCTTCTATGTCCTTTCCTATCTTCAGCCT gCCATGGCTGTTATCTTCTCAAATTTTAGCATTATAACAACAGCTCTCCTATTCAGGATAGTGCTGAA GAGGCATCTAAACGGGATACAGTGGGCTTCCCTCCTGATTCTGTTTTTATCTATTGTGGCCCTCACTTCTGGGACTGAGACCTCACAGCATAGCCTGGCAGGACATGGATTTCATCATGACGCCTTCTTCAGCCCATCCAATTCCTGTCTTCTCTTCAGAAGTGAGTGTCCCAGGAAAGACAATTGCACAGCAAAGGAGTGGACATTCTCTGAAGCTCAGTGGAACATGACGGCCAGAGTTTTCAGTCACATCCGTCTTGGCTTGGGTCACGTTCTTATTATAgttcagtgttttatttcttcGATGGCCAATATCTATAATGAAAAGATACTGAAGGAAGGGAACCAACTCACCGAAAGCATTTTCGTACAGAACAGCAAACTCTATTTCTTTGGCGTTCTTTTCAATGGACTGACCCTGGGCCTTCAGAGCAGTAACCATGATCAGATTAAGAACTGTGGGATTTTTTATGGCCACAATGCATTTTCAGTAGCCCTTATTTTTGTGACTGCATTCCAGGGCCTCTCGGTGGCCTTTATTCTGAAGTTCCTGGATAACATGTTCCATGTCTTGATGGCACAGGTCACCACTGTCGTCATCACAACGGTATCTGTTTTGGTCTTTGACTTCAGGCCCTCCCTGGAGTTTTTCTTAGAAGCCCCATCAGTTCTTCTCTCAATACTTATTTACAATGCCAGCAGTCCTCAAGGTGTGGAATATGTACCTAGGAAAGAAAGGATTCGAGATCTAAGTGGCACTCTTTGGGAGCGCTCCAGTGGG GATGGAGAAGAACTGGAAAGACTTACCAAACCCAAGAGTGATATTGAATCAGATGAAGATACTTTCTAA
- the SLC35A5 gene encoding UDP-sugar transporter protein SLC35A5 isoform X5, with the protein MKAMAVIFSNFSIITTALLFRIVLKRHLNGIQWASLLILFLSIVALTSGTETSQHSLAGHGFHHDAFFSPSNSCLLFRSECPRKDNCTAKEWTFSEAQWNMTARVFSHIRLGLGHVLIIVQCFISSMANIYNEKILKEGNQLTESIFVQNSKLYFFGVLFNGLTLGLQSSNHDQIKNCGIFYGHNAFSVALIFVTAFQGLSVAFILKFLDNMFHVLMAQVTTVVITTVSVLVFDFRPSLEFFLEAPSVLLSILIYNASSPQGVEYVPRKERIRDLSGTLWERSSGDGEELERLTKPKSDIESDEDTF; encoded by the exons ATGAAG gCCATGGCTGTTATCTTCTCAAATTTTAGCATTATAACAACAGCTCTCCTATTCAGGATAGTGCTGAA GAGGCATCTAAACGGGATACAGTGGGCTTCCCTCCTGATTCTGTTTTTATCTATTGTGGCCCTCACTTCTGGGACTGAGACCTCACAGCATAGCCTGGCAGGACATGGATTTCATCATGACGCCTTCTTCAGCCCATCCAATTCCTGTCTTCTCTTCAGAAGTGAGTGTCCCAGGAAAGACAATTGCACAGCAAAGGAGTGGACATTCTCTGAAGCTCAGTGGAACATGACGGCCAGAGTTTTCAGTCACATCCGTCTTGGCTTGGGTCACGTTCTTATTATAgttcagtgttttatttcttcGATGGCCAATATCTATAATGAAAAGATACTGAAGGAAGGGAACCAACTCACCGAAAGCATTTTCGTACAGAACAGCAAACTCTATTTCTTTGGCGTTCTTTTCAATGGACTGACCCTGGGCCTTCAGAGCAGTAACCATGATCAGATTAAGAACTGTGGGATTTTTTATGGCCACAATGCATTTTCAGTAGCCCTTATTTTTGTGACTGCATTCCAGGGCCTCTCGGTGGCCTTTATTCTGAAGTTCCTGGATAACATGTTCCATGTCTTGATGGCACAGGTCACCACTGTCGTCATCACAACGGTATCTGTTTTGGTCTTTGACTTCAGGCCCTCCCTGGAGTTTTTCTTAGAAGCCCCATCAGTTCTTCTCTCAATACTTATTTACAATGCCAGCAGTCCTCAAGGTGTGGAATATGTACCTAGGAAAGAAAGGATTCGAGATCTAAGTGGCACTCTTTGGGAGCGCTCCAGTGGG GATGGAGAAGAACTGGAAAGACTTACCAAACCCAAGAGTGATATTGAATCAGATGAAGATACTTTCTAA
- the SLC35A5 gene encoding UDP-sugar transporter protein SLC35A5 isoform X1, translating into MTERNLSLPRRGGVSGHCRVRPAWAAGVVIFSPSPISFPRPVRCLYTRELENSGMENNCAHPMLSASSAMYTFLLGAVFITLSSSRILLVKYSANEENKYDYLPTTVNVCSELVKLVFCALVSFWVLKKEDHQNRKLRCGSWKEFFNFMKWSIPAFLYFLDNLIVFYVLSYLQPAMAVIFSNFSIITTALLFRIVLKRHLNGIQWASLLILFLSIVALTSGTETSQHSLAGHGFHHDAFFSPSNSCLLFRSECPRKDNCTAKEWTFSEAQWNMTARVFSHIRLGLGHVLIIVQCFISSMANIYNEKILKEGNQLTESIFVQNSKLYFFGVLFNGLTLGLQSSNHDQIKNCGIFYGHNAFSVALIFVTAFQGLSVAFILKFLDNMFHVLMAQVTTVVITTVSVLVFDFRPSLEFFLEAPSVLLSILIYNASSPQGVEYVPRKERIRDLSGTLWERSSGDGEELERLTKPKSDIESDEDTF; encoded by the exons ATGACAGAGAGAAACCTGTCCTTACCGAGAAGGGGAGGTGTCTCTGGCCACTGCAGGGTTAGGCCCGCTTGGGCTGCGGGTGTTGTCATTTTCAGCCCGTCTCCCATCAGTTTCCCACGTCCTGTGCGCTGTCTTTATACTAG GGAATTAGAAAACAGTGGAATGGAAAACAATTGTGCTCATCCCATGTTAAGCGCCTCGTCAGCAATGTATACATTCCTGCTGGGGGCCGTATTCATTACTTTAAGTTCAAGTCGCATCCTACTGGTAAAATATTCAGCTAATGAAG aGAACAAATATGATTATCTTCCAACTACTGTGAATGTGTGCTCAGAACTGGTAAAGCTGGTTTTCTGTGCGCTTGTGTCATTCTGGGTTTTAAAGAAAG aaGATCATCAAAATAGAAAGTTGAGATGTGGTTCCTGGAAGGAATTCTTTAATTTCATGAAGTGGTCCATTCCTGCCTTTCTTTATTTCCTGGATAATTTGATTGTCTTCTATGTCCTTTCCTATCTTCAGCCT gCCATGGCTGTTATCTTCTCAAATTTTAGCATTATAACAACAGCTCTCCTATTCAGGATAGTGCTGAA GAGGCATCTAAACGGGATACAGTGGGCTTCCCTCCTGATTCTGTTTTTATCTATTGTGGCCCTCACTTCTGGGACTGAGACCTCACAGCATAGCCTGGCAGGACATGGATTTCATCATGACGCCTTCTTCAGCCCATCCAATTCCTGTCTTCTCTTCAGAAGTGAGTGTCCCAGGAAAGACAATTGCACAGCAAAGGAGTGGACATTCTCTGAAGCTCAGTGGAACATGACGGCCAGAGTTTTCAGTCACATCCGTCTTGGCTTGGGTCACGTTCTTATTATAgttcagtgttttatttcttcGATGGCCAATATCTATAATGAAAAGATACTGAAGGAAGGGAACCAACTCACCGAAAGCATTTTCGTACAGAACAGCAAACTCTATTTCTTTGGCGTTCTTTTCAATGGACTGACCCTGGGCCTTCAGAGCAGTAACCATGATCAGATTAAGAACTGTGGGATTTTTTATGGCCACAATGCATTTTCAGTAGCCCTTATTTTTGTGACTGCATTCCAGGGCCTCTCGGTGGCCTTTATTCTGAAGTTCCTGGATAACATGTTCCATGTCTTGATGGCACAGGTCACCACTGTCGTCATCACAACGGTATCTGTTTTGGTCTTTGACTTCAGGCCCTCCCTGGAGTTTTTCTTAGAAGCCCCATCAGTTCTTCTCTCAATACTTATTTACAATGCCAGCAGTCCTCAAGGTGTGGAATATGTACCTAGGAAAGAAAGGATTCGAGATCTAAGTGGCACTCTTTGGGAGCGCTCCAGTGGG GATGGAGAAGAACTGGAAAGACTTACCAAACCCAAGAGTGATATTGAATCAGATGAAGATACTTTCTAA
- the SLC35A5 gene encoding UDP-sugar transporter protein SLC35A5 isoform X4: MSFPIFSLSENSCTQQISFHIQQAMAVIFSNFSIITTALLFRIVLKRHLNGIQWASLLILFLSIVALTSGTETSQHSLAGHGFHHDAFFSPSNSCLLFRSECPRKDNCTAKEWTFSEAQWNMTARVFSHIRLGLGHVLIIVQCFISSMANIYNEKILKEGNQLTESIFVQNSKLYFFGVLFNGLTLGLQSSNHDQIKNCGIFYGHNAFSVALIFVTAFQGLSVAFILKFLDNMFHVLMAQVTTVVITTVSVLVFDFRPSLEFFLEAPSVLLSILIYNASSPQGVEYVPRKERIRDLSGTLWERSSGDGEELERLTKPKSDIESDEDTF; encoded by the exons ATGTCCTTTCCTATCTTCAGCCT atcTGAGAATTCCTGTACCCAACAAATAAGTTTTCACATTCAACAA gCCATGGCTGTTATCTTCTCAAATTTTAGCATTATAACAACAGCTCTCCTATTCAGGATAGTGCTGAA GAGGCATCTAAACGGGATACAGTGGGCTTCCCTCCTGATTCTGTTTTTATCTATTGTGGCCCTCACTTCTGGGACTGAGACCTCACAGCATAGCCTGGCAGGACATGGATTTCATCATGACGCCTTCTTCAGCCCATCCAATTCCTGTCTTCTCTTCAGAAGTGAGTGTCCCAGGAAAGACAATTGCACAGCAAAGGAGTGGACATTCTCTGAAGCTCAGTGGAACATGACGGCCAGAGTTTTCAGTCACATCCGTCTTGGCTTGGGTCACGTTCTTATTATAgttcagtgttttatttcttcGATGGCCAATATCTATAATGAAAAGATACTGAAGGAAGGGAACCAACTCACCGAAAGCATTTTCGTACAGAACAGCAAACTCTATTTCTTTGGCGTTCTTTTCAATGGACTGACCCTGGGCCTTCAGAGCAGTAACCATGATCAGATTAAGAACTGTGGGATTTTTTATGGCCACAATGCATTTTCAGTAGCCCTTATTTTTGTGACTGCATTCCAGGGCCTCTCGGTGGCCTTTATTCTGAAGTTCCTGGATAACATGTTCCATGTCTTGATGGCACAGGTCACCACTGTCGTCATCACAACGGTATCTGTTTTGGTCTTTGACTTCAGGCCCTCCCTGGAGTTTTTCTTAGAAGCCCCATCAGTTCTTCTCTCAATACTTATTTACAATGCCAGCAGTCCTCAAGGTGTGGAATATGTACCTAGGAAAGAAAGGATTCGAGATCTAAGTGGCACTCTTTGGGAGCGCTCCAGTGGG GATGGAGAAGAACTGGAAAGACTTACCAAACCCAAGAGTGATATTGAATCAGATGAAGATACTTTCTAA
- the SLC35A5 gene encoding UDP-sugar transporter protein SLC35A5 isoform X7, which translates to MTERNLSLPRRGGVSGHCRVRPAWAAGVVIFSPSPISFPRPVRCLYTRELENSGMENNCAHPMLSASSAMYTFLLGAVFITLSSSRILLVKYSANEENKYDYLPTTVNVCSELVKLVFCALVSFWVLKKDHQNRKLRCGSWKEFFNFMKWSIPAFLYFLDNLIVFYVLSYLQPAMAVIFSNFSIITTALLFRIVLKRHLNGIQWASLLILFLSIVALTSGTETSQHSLAGHGFHHDAFFSPSNSCLLFRRWRRTGKTYQTQE; encoded by the exons ATGACAGAGAGAAACCTGTCCTTACCGAGAAGGGGAGGTGTCTCTGGCCACTGCAGGGTTAGGCCCGCTTGGGCTGCGGGTGTTGTCATTTTCAGCCCGTCTCCCATCAGTTTCCCACGTCCTGTGCGCTGTCTTTATACTAG GGAATTAGAAAACAGTGGAATGGAAAACAATTGTGCTCATCCCATGTTAAGCGCCTCGTCAGCAATGTATACATTCCTGCTGGGGGCCGTATTCATTACTTTAAGTTCAAGTCGCATCCTACTGGTAAAATATTCAGCTAATGAAG aGAACAAATATGATTATCTTCCAACTACTGTGAATGTGTGCTCAGAACTGGTAAAGCTGGTTTTCTGTGCGCTTGTGTCATTCTGGGTTTTAAAGAAAG ATCATCAAAATAGAAAGTTGAGATGTGGTTCCTGGAAGGAATTCTTTAATTTCATGAAGTGGTCCATTCCTGCCTTTCTTTATTTCCTGGATAATTTGATTGTCTTCTATGTCCTTTCCTATCTTCAGCCT gCCATGGCTGTTATCTTCTCAAATTTTAGCATTATAACAACAGCTCTCCTATTCAGGATAGTGCTGAA GAGGCATCTAAACGGGATACAGTGGGCTTCCCTCCTGATTCTGTTTTTATCTATTGTGGCCCTCACTTCTGGGACTGAGACCTCACAGCATAGCCTGGCAGGACATGGATTTCATCATGACGCCTTCTTCAGCCCATCCAATTCCTGTCTTCTCTTCAGAA GATGGAGAAGAACTGGAAAGACTTACCAAACCCAAGAGTGA